In Archangium violaceum, the following are encoded in one genomic region:
- a CDS encoding STAS domain-containing protein — protein MGTLDGRTAMQLRSSLEELGTREVVVDFTHLREFRDSAVGVLTHGLSERKVQFRGLAGHHERMFRYFGLTTGNVAPPRAYYTPEEVLA, from the coding sequence ATGGGCACTCTGGATGGCCGCACCGCGATGCAACTGCGCAGTTCCCTCGAGGAGTTGGGGACGCGGGAAGTGGTGGTGGACTTCACGCACCTGCGGGAGTTCAGGGACTCGGCGGTGGGTGTGCTCACCCACGGGCTGAGCGAGCGCAAGGTCCAGTTCCGGGGCCTGGCCGGGCATCACGAGCGGATGTTCCGCTACTTCGGACTGACCACCGGCAACGTCGCGCCTCCGCGCGCGTACTACACGCCGGAGGAAGTTCTCGCCTGA
- a CDS encoding PAS domain-containing sensor histidine kinase: protein MDVGLYDQLPEAIGIYTRDGRVVYLNPAAERLLGRPLKELIGRSFWEEFPGAVDTPFHQAFHRVARTGQNEQFETHYAYVDWDRWFAHRVYANGELVYGVSFDITDTKKADETLRLHTRILESMAEGVGLVDDQGILLYTNPAWDQMLGYARGESLGTHLSIDTEMREHLNGQGHWVGEVRYLRKDGTPLMTCVRTTTLELGGRRYFVCVQEDITERKRDEAQRRQLSREVEAARAETEAERRRLRQLFTEAPAGIALLQGPEHVYVLSNPFNSELIGNRPVLGKPVREALPKAEEQGFIRVLDRVYTTGETYVAKEGLTLLPQPDGTLRALYLNLVVQPTHDATGQIDGTAVFIFIFDVTDQVLAHKNLEVLAEGLRHGEERLRTLVEASSSILWSVDARGRVVEDSPSWRAYTGQTREQWLSPGGWLEAVHPEDRSRTAEVWNRAITQKTNYQVEFRLHHHPDGTWRYVQSRAVLLRHPDGSPREWFGAITDIHHRKQGELQLQQSIRMRDEFLSVASHELRTPLTSLNLLLHTLQRAASTQPDTPFTQLVHRNVETGRRQIQRLVRLVEDLLDVSRIAEGRLQPRLEEVDLVSITREVMSRLEPRAATAGCTLELHAPRPVVGQWDRLRMEQVLMNLVDNALKYGPGRPVRVRVETRENKAVIRVRDEGLGIPPEHQARVFERFERAVSERHYGGLGLGLYISQQIVRAHGGSIRVESTPGVETTFTVELPLTPEPAGIHQE from the coding sequence ATGGACGTCGGGCTGTATGATCAGCTGCCCGAGGCGATTGGCATCTACACCCGGGACGGGAGGGTCGTGTACCTCAATCCCGCGGCGGAGCGGTTGCTCGGCAGACCCCTGAAGGAACTGATCGGCCGGAGCTTCTGGGAGGAGTTTCCCGGCGCGGTCGACACCCCGTTCCACCAAGCCTTCCACCGGGTGGCCCGGACCGGGCAGAACGAACAGTTCGAGACCCATTACGCCTACGTCGATTGGGATCGCTGGTTCGCCCACCGCGTCTATGCGAACGGCGAGCTCGTCTACGGCGTCTCGTTCGACATCACCGACACGAAGAAGGCCGACGAGACGCTCCGGCTGCACACCCGCATCCTCGAGAGCATGGCCGAAGGTGTCGGCCTCGTGGATGACCAGGGGATCCTCCTCTATACCAACCCGGCGTGGGACCAGATGCTCGGGTACGCGCGCGGCGAGTCCCTCGGCACGCACCTGTCCATCGACACGGAGATGCGCGAGCACCTGAACGGCCAGGGCCATTGGGTGGGAGAGGTCCGCTACCTGCGCAAGGATGGGACCCCCCTCATGACCTGCGTCCGGACGACGACGCTGGAGCTCGGCGGCCGGCGCTATTTCGTCTGTGTCCAGGAGGACATCACGGAGCGCAAGCGCGACGAGGCCCAACGGCGTCAGCTCTCGCGAGAGGTGGAGGCCGCGAGGGCCGAGACGGAAGCCGAGCGTCGCCGCCTCCGTCAGCTCTTCACCGAGGCGCCCGCCGGCATCGCCCTGCTCCAGGGCCCGGAGCACGTCTACGTCCTCTCCAATCCCTTCAACTCCGAGCTGATCGGCAACAGGCCGGTGCTGGGCAAGCCCGTCCGGGAGGCCCTCCCCAAGGCGGAAGAGCAGGGCTTCATCCGCGTCCTGGATCGCGTCTACACCACGGGCGAGACCTATGTCGCCAAGGAGGGATTGACGCTGCTTCCCCAGCCGGACGGCACCCTGCGGGCGTTGTATCTCAACCTCGTCGTCCAACCGACGCACGACGCCACCGGGCAGATCGACGGCACCGCGGTCTTCATCTTCATCTTCGATGTGACGGACCAGGTGCTGGCGCACAAGAACCTGGAGGTGCTGGCGGAGGGGTTGCGCCACGGCGAGGAGCGGCTGCGCACCCTGGTGGAAGCCAGCTCCAGCATCCTCTGGTCGGTCGATGCGCGAGGAAGGGTCGTGGAGGACTCGCCCTCGTGGAGGGCCTACACGGGCCAGACGCGCGAGCAATGGCTCAGCCCCGGAGGCTGGTTGGAGGCGGTGCACCCCGAGGATCGCTCCAGGACGGCCGAGGTCTGGAATCGGGCCATCACCCAGAAGACGAACTACCAGGTCGAGTTCCGGCTCCACCACCACCCTGACGGCACCTGGCGCTACGTCCAGTCGCGGGCCGTCCTTCTACGCCATCCCGATGGCAGCCCCCGGGAGTGGTTCGGCGCCATCACCGACATCCACCACCGCAAGCAGGGCGAGCTCCAGCTCCAGCAATCCATCCGCATGCGCGACGAGTTCCTCTCCGTGGCCAGCCACGAGCTGCGCACGCCGTTGACCTCGCTCAACCTCCTGCTCCATACCCTCCAACGGGCGGCCAGCACCCAGCCCGACACGCCCTTCACCCAGCTCGTCCACCGCAACGTCGAGACCGGGCGCCGGCAGATCCAACGACTGGTGCGGCTGGTGGAGGATCTGCTCGACGTGTCCCGGATCGCCGAGGGCCGGCTCCAACCGAGGCTCGAGGAGGTGGATCTGGTGAGCATCACCCGGGAGGTGATGTCCCGGCTCGAGCCCCGGGCGGCGACGGCGGGCTGCACCCTGGAGCTGCACGCTCCGCGGCCGGTGGTGGGCCAGTGGGACCGGCTGCGCATGGAGCAGGTGCTGATGAACCTCGTGGACAACGCGCTCAAGTACGGCCCTGGAAGGCCCGTCCGCGTGCGCGTCGAGACTCGCGAGAACAAGGCGGTGATCCGTGTGAGGGACGAGGGGCTCGGCATCCCGCCCGAACACCAGGCGCGCGTCTTCGAGCGCTTCGAGCGGGCCGTGTCGGAGCGTCACTACGGAGGACTGGGGCTCGGGCTCTACATCAGCCAGCAGATCGTCCGGGCCCATGGGGGCAGCATCCGCGTGGAGAGCACCCCCGGGGTCGAGACCACGTTCACGGTGGAGCTCCCGCTCACCCCCGAACCGGCTGGGATCCACCAGGAGTGA
- a CDS encoding lmo0937 family membrane protein, whose product MYWTMSAILFVLWVLGLISGSTEGRWVHLLLLFSMVTLILAVARRGRGALA is encoded by the coding sequence GTGTACTGGACGATGAGTGCGATCCTGTTCGTGCTGTGGGTGCTGGGATTGATCAGCGGTTCGACGGAAGGCCGGTGGGTGCACCTGTTGCTGCTCTTCTCGATGGTGACCCTCATCCTCGCGGTGGCGCGGCGGGGGCGCGGGGCGCTGGCATGA
- a CDS encoding GNAT family N-acetyltransferase, translating to MPTSELETRAQRLREVMETPRRAYLPLPDTQVIERPGWLQLITPSLRQGGLNEVAYSALDEKEADAVIDETLETYRRLGLRFRWTVGPDSQPADLAERLERRGLRRNETLGMIRGTSVPASAEGDITVEQVDERTVEEYSRTMAEGWGMDPAPITAFNRMVLTHPDRSHHFFLARHRGTPAGTAGLVTFERSVYLLGGVVLPAFRGRGLYRALVTTRLGHAAGRGIPFATSHARASTSAPLLERFGFETLCRFPMFTND from the coding sequence ATGCCGACCAGTGAGCTCGAGACCAGGGCCCAGCGCCTCCGTGAGGTGATGGAGACGCCCCGGAGAGCCTACCTCCCGCTGCCGGACACGCAGGTCATCGAGCGTCCCGGTTGGCTGCAACTCATCACGCCCTCGCTGCGCCAGGGTGGCCTCAACGAGGTGGCGTACTCGGCCCTGGACGAGAAGGAGGCTGACGCCGTCATCGACGAGACGCTCGAGACCTACCGCCGCCTCGGGCTGCGCTTCCGTTGGACCGTGGGACCCGACAGCCAGCCCGCGGACCTGGCCGAGCGGCTCGAACGCCGGGGCCTGCGCCGGAACGAGACGCTGGGGATGATTCGCGGGACATCGGTACCGGCCAGCGCCGAGGGCGACATCACCGTGGAGCAGGTGGATGAGCGTACGGTGGAGGAGTACTCGCGAACCATGGCCGAGGGGTGGGGGATGGACCCGGCGCCGATCACCGCGTTCAACCGGATGGTCCTCACCCACCCCGATCGCAGCCACCACTTCTTCCTGGCACGGCACCGGGGTACGCCCGCGGGCACGGCGGGGCTCGTCACCTTCGAGCGCTCCGTGTACCTGCTCGGGGGAGTCGTGCTCCCCGCCTTCCGTGGGCGGGGCCTGTACCGGGCCCTCGTCACCACGCGGCTCGGCCATGCCGCCGGACGGGGCATCCCCTTCGCCACCAGCCACGCCCGCGCGAGCACTTCCGCGCCCCTGCTGGAACGTTTCGGCTTCGAGACGCTCTGCCGGTTTCCAATGTTCACCAACGACTGA
- a CDS encoding HupE/UreJ family protein gives MWRTARLVAPLALLLVAGSAGAHDADILYAQLWRPEAGGAEVRERLTLTADTLGRLIPADADGDGALTQADLDARTQALAVGIWDAIPLTAGGQPCTRTGASAVVRASFVELGATFSCPAGELRQRFSLLSLLPANYRVVLGTVMQGEQGQRFADAQQPTLVVSEPGRSERGEEPSGLLEWVGLGVSHIFEGIDHLTFLLALLLVGGSFRRVLLLVTAFTVAHSLTLGATALGFILLDEVRTRWVEAAIAVSIIWVAVENLVLREHRHRALLTFLFGLVHGFGFANVLSGYGLGDSVVTGLFGFNLGVELGQTAVIAVLLPLVRLVQRRPAVHLRTVRGLSLLILAAGGYWLMERALG, from the coding sequence ATGTGGCGGACGGCCCGACTGGTGGCTCCGCTCGCCCTCCTGTTGGTTGCGGGGAGCGCGGGCGCTCACGACGCGGACATCCTCTATGCGCAGCTCTGGCGTCCGGAGGCGGGCGGGGCCGAGGTGCGCGAGCGGCTCACGCTCACCGCGGACACGCTCGGCCGCCTCATTCCCGCGGACGCGGATGGGGACGGAGCGCTCACCCAGGCGGATCTGGACGCGCGCACCCAGGCGCTGGCGGTGGGCATCTGGGATGCCATTCCCCTGACGGCCGGAGGCCAGCCCTGTACCCGCACCGGCGCCTCCGCCGTGGTGCGAGCGTCCTTCGTGGAGCTCGGCGCCACCTTCTCCTGTCCGGCCGGCGAGCTCCGCCAGCGCTTCTCCCTGCTGTCCCTGTTGCCCGCCAACTACCGGGTGGTGCTCGGCACCGTCATGCAGGGCGAGCAGGGGCAGCGCTTCGCGGATGCTCAGCAGCCCACACTCGTGGTGTCCGAACCAGGACGGTCCGAGCGGGGCGAGGAGCCCTCGGGGCTGCTCGAGTGGGTGGGGCTGGGCGTCTCGCACATCTTCGAGGGAATCGATCACCTGACCTTCCTGCTGGCGCTGCTGCTGGTGGGAGGGAGCTTCCGGCGGGTGCTGCTGTTGGTGACGGCCTTCACCGTGGCCCACTCGCTCACCCTGGGGGCCACCGCGCTGGGCTTCATCCTCCTGGACGAGGTGCGCACGCGCTGGGTGGAGGCGGCCATCGCCGTGTCCATCATCTGGGTGGCGGTGGAGAACCTGGTGCTGCGCGAGCACCGCCACCGGGCCCTGCTCACGTTCCTCTTCGGGCTGGTGCACGGCTTCGGCTTCGCCAACGTGCTGAGCGGCTATGGCCTGGGCGACTCGGTGGTGACGGGGCTGTTTGGTTTCAACCTGGGGGTGGAACTGGGACAGACAGCGGTCATCGCCGTGCTGTTGCCGCTGGTGCGGCTGGTGCAGCGTCGTCCCGCTGTGCACCTGCGGACAGTGCGTGGTCTGTCGCTCCTCATCCTCGCGGCCGGCGGCTATTGGTTGATGGAGCGTGCTTTGGGGTAG
- a CDS encoding lytic transglycosylase domain-containing protein yields MRGWTVAMVVVGVLVGTGARAFQPYIPGENSPEMAELKMKLAEREAHLARLEEEAALYAEAEVLGVAAAVQASQLPDRQQRRLAMAIVREARRNGVDPMLVVAVIRCESSFNNYAVSHVGAMGLMQVMPDTGIYLADRAGFKLQRHTNLFDSELNVELGTAYLADLIQRFGSPERALVAYNAGPGLAKKILAKRDVRDRFMQGYPAKVMREFRRLKAQQARELTRLEEQKKTSDGPG; encoded by the coding sequence ATGAGAGGGTGGACGGTGGCGATGGTGGTGGTGGGGGTGCTGGTGGGAACGGGCGCGCGAGCTTTCCAGCCCTACATCCCGGGGGAGAACAGTCCCGAGATGGCGGAGCTGAAGATGAAGCTGGCCGAGCGGGAGGCCCACCTGGCGCGGTTGGAGGAGGAGGCGGCCCTCTACGCGGAGGCCGAGGTGCTGGGCGTGGCGGCGGCGGTGCAGGCCTCGCAGCTCCCGGACCGGCAGCAGCGCCGGCTGGCGATGGCGATCGTCCGCGAGGCCCGGCGCAACGGGGTGGATCCCATGCTGGTGGTGGCGGTCATCCGCTGTGAGAGCTCCTTCAACAACTACGCGGTGTCCCACGTGGGAGCGATGGGACTGATGCAGGTGATGCCGGACACCGGCATCTATCTGGCGGACCGCGCGGGCTTCAAGCTGCAGCGCCACACCAATCTGTTCGATTCGGAACTGAACGTGGAGCTGGGGACGGCCTATCTGGCGGATCTCATCCAGCGCTTCGGCTCGCCGGAGCGCGCGCTGGTGGCCTACAACGCGGGGCCGGGGCTGGCGAAGAAGATCCTCGCCAAGAGGGACGTGCGTGATCGCTTCATGCAGGGCTATCCGGCCAAGGTGATGCGCGAGTTCCGCCGCCTGAAAGCTCAGCAGGCACGCGAGCTCACCCGCCTGGAAGAGCAGAAGAAAACATCCGATGGACCGGGATGA
- a CDS encoding NAD(P)-binding domain-containing protein, translated as MKIGIIGAGNIGATLARKFRAAGHDVRLANSRGPDSIRGLADEIGASAVSVEDAAKRIVLGLVSDAGFEGIDAGSLSQSWRQQPGTSAYCTDLTADELRQALADADKDSAPHKRDLAIQKLGEATSQMTSDDVVRLNRSMF; from the coding sequence ATGAAGATCGGGATTATCGGCGCCGGCAACATCGGTGCAACCCTTGCCCGCAAATTCCGCGCTGCTGGGCACGATGTGCGCCTCGCGAACTCGCGTGGGCCCGACAGCATCAGGGGACTCGCCGATGAGATCGGCGCTTCGGCGGTTTCGGTCGAAGATGCAGCCAAGCGCATCGTTCTTGGACTCGTTAGCGATGCTGGCTTCGAGGGGATCGACGCTGGCAGCCTTTCGCAGTCTTGGCGGCAACAGCCGGGGACGTCCGCATACTGCACGGATTTAACTGCTGACGAGCTTCGTCAGGCCCTCGCCGACGCAGACAAGGACAGCGCACCCCACAAGCGCGACCTGGCCATCCAGAAGCTGGGGGAAGCGACTTCGCAAATGACGAGCGACGACGTGGTTCGGCTCAATCGTTCCATGTTCTGA
- a CDS encoding AAA family ATPase, protein MNSPARAVSPLPSPTTARATLERVAANLSLAVQGKEKEVRLAVTCVAAGGHLLLEDVPGVGKTTLVEAIARSFALSFSRVQFTADLMPADILGAQVFHAQSATFNFRPGPIFRQLVLADELNRAPPRTQSALLEAMAQGQVSLDGATHVLPRPFTVVATQNPVDFSGTYPLPDSQLDRFLMRLSLGHPSPEVEARLLTTRDASSPIEAIQSVTSPEELADLRMQVAAQRLDDTVAEYVVRLAQATRAHGDIERGASTRAVLALGMAARAHALWEARDFVTPGDVRAVLGPCLAHRLLLRSANQGAYTRDEATHLLEEVSRKVPAPR, encoded by the coding sequence ATGAACTCCCCTGCCCGAGCCGTCAGTCCCCTGCCCTCGCCCACGACCGCGCGAGCCACCCTGGAGCGCGTGGCCGCGAATCTCTCCCTGGCGGTGCAGGGCAAGGAGAAGGAGGTCCGCCTCGCCGTCACCTGTGTGGCCGCGGGCGGACACCTCCTGCTGGAGGACGTCCCCGGGGTGGGCAAGACGACGCTGGTGGAAGCCATCGCACGCTCGTTCGCCCTCTCCTTCTCCCGCGTCCAGTTCACCGCGGACCTGATGCCCGCCGACATCCTCGGCGCCCAGGTCTTCCACGCCCAGAGCGCCACCTTCAACTTCCGGCCGGGCCCGATCTTCCGCCAGCTGGTGCTGGCCGACGAGCTCAACCGCGCCCCGCCGCGCACCCAGTCCGCGCTGCTGGAGGCCATGGCCCAGGGCCAGGTGTCCCTCGACGGCGCCACCCACGTGCTGCCCCGCCCCTTCACCGTGGTGGCCACGCAGAACCCGGTGGACTTCTCCGGCACCTATCCGCTGCCGGACTCGCAGCTGGACCGCTTCCTCATGCGCCTGTCGCTGGGCCACCCCTCGCCCGAGGTGGAGGCCCGTCTCCTCACCACGCGTGACGCCAGCTCGCCCATCGAGGCCATCCAGTCCGTCACCTCTCCCGAGGAGCTGGCGGATCTGCGCATGCAGGTGGCCGCGCAGCGCCTGGACGACACGGTGGCCGAGTACGTGGTGCGGCTGGCCCAGGCCACGCGCGCGCACGGAGACATCGAGCGCGGCGCCTCCACCCGCGCGGTGCTCGCGCTGGGAATGGCCGCCCGAGCACATGCCCTCTGGGAGGCACGGGACTTCGTGACGCCCGGGGACGTGCGGGCAGTGCTGGGGCCGTGTCTGGCCCACCGGCTCCTGCTGCGCAGCGCCAACCAGGGCGCCTACACCCGTGACGAGGCGACGCACCTCCTCGAGGAGGTCTCCCGGAAGGTCCCGGCGCCCCGGTGA
- a CDS encoding TetR/AcrR family transcriptional regulator, with the protein MPTTTEKRVPKRGRPREFDREAALCAAMELFWSKGYTATSIAELCAAMGINSPSLYAAFGGKEALYEAALEQYEETHGPLVWGGFSKAPTAHGAIEDWLLRSAHVLTRPGKPLGCMVTLASAGDEGHAGLKALIVAKRAQVLQRIRERLERAMAEGELPRNVDPLPIARFYAGVQQAMSIQARDGATHEDLRATVRLAMKAWQSLTGK; encoded by the coding sequence GTGCCGACCACTACAGAAAAGCGGGTGCCCAAGCGCGGCCGCCCAAGAGAGTTCGACCGGGAGGCGGCGCTGTGCGCCGCGATGGAGCTGTTCTGGAGCAAGGGCTACACCGCGACGTCCATCGCGGAGCTGTGCGCGGCCATGGGGATCAACTCGCCCAGCCTCTACGCGGCGTTCGGCGGCAAGGAAGCCCTCTATGAGGCGGCCCTGGAACAGTACGAAGAGACCCATGGTCCCCTCGTCTGGGGCGGGTTCTCCAAGGCTCCGACCGCGCATGGCGCGATCGAGGATTGGCTGCTCAGGTCCGCCCATGTGCTGACCAGGCCCGGAAAACCCCTGGGGTGCATGGTGACGCTCGCCTCCGCGGGGGACGAGGGCCATGCCGGACTGAAGGCGCTCATCGTGGCGAAACGCGCCCAGGTGCTTCAGCGCATCCGCGAGCGCCTCGAGCGCGCCATGGCCGAAGGAGAGCTTCCACGAAACGTGGATCCACTGCCCATCGCCCGGTTCTACGCGGGCGTCCAGCAGGCGATGTCCATCCAGGCCCGTGACGGAGCGACCCACGAGGATCTGCGGGCCACGGTCCGGCTCGCCATGAAGGCGTGGCAATCACTGACGGGAAAGTAA
- the rplC gene encoding 50S ribosomal protein L3 → MKGLIGKKIGMTQVFNEEGNLVPVTVVDVNTCQVVGKRTPEKDQYSAVTLGFGEIREKSLNKPQLGFFKKGNAPLRRHLKEFRVSAEEAAGYNVGDAVKADLFTKGQLVDVTGITKGRGFQGVMKRWSFKGSQTATRGTHEYRRHPGAIGQRKTPGRVYPNKKLPGHYGVEQVTTQNLTVVDVDVEKGLLLIKGSIPGHNDGIIVVRPSIKVALRDQHKAARAAASK, encoded by the coding sequence GTGAAGGGTCTCATTGGCAAGAAGATCGGAATGACCCAGGTGTTCAACGAGGAGGGTAACCTCGTTCCCGTGACGGTGGTCGACGTCAACACCTGCCAGGTCGTGGGCAAGAGGACTCCCGAGAAGGATCAGTACTCGGCGGTGACGCTGGGCTTCGGGGAGATCCGCGAGAAGAGCCTGAACAAGCCGCAGCTGGGCTTCTTCAAGAAGGGCAATGCCCCGCTGCGCCGTCACCTGAAGGAGTTCCGGGTGAGCGCGGAGGAGGCCGCGGGCTACAACGTGGGCGACGCCGTGAAGGCGGACCTGTTCACCAAGGGCCAGCTGGTCGACGTGACGGGCATCACCAAGGGCCGTGGCTTCCAGGGCGTCATGAAGCGCTGGAGCTTCAAGGGCTCGCAGACGGCCACGCGCGGTACCCACGAGTACCGCCGTCACCCGGGCGCCATCGGTCAGCGTAAGACGCCTGGCCGCGTGTACCCGAACAAGAAGCTGCCCGGTCACTACGGCGTGGAGCAGGTCACCACCCAGAACCTGACCGTGGTGGACGTGGACGTGGAGAAGGGCCTGCTGCTCATCAAGGGCTCCATCCCCGGCCACAACGACGGCATCATCGTGGTGCGCCCGAGCATCAAGGTCGCCCTGCGCGATCAGCACAAGGCCGCCCGCGCCGCCGCCTCGAAGTAA
- a CDS encoding MarR family winged helix-turn-helix transcriptional regulator, translating into MTLKRRTVGTQLSFALYCAANRMVRLHKPFLEPLGLTFPQYLATLELLDGAPLSVGALGARLDMDTGTITPLLKRLEVAGIVTRTRDPADERRVLVDLTPGGRALEAELRGITDKIKSACQLTERGLDDLRRTLETLAHPAVE; encoded by the coding sequence ATGACTTTGAAACGGCGAACCGTCGGCACGCAGCTTTCCTTCGCGCTTTATTGCGCGGCGAACCGGATGGTGCGGCTGCACAAGCCGTTCCTTGAGCCGTTGGGCCTGACCTTCCCCCAATATCTCGCAACCCTGGAGTTGCTGGATGGCGCGCCACTTTCGGTCGGCGCACTGGGTGCCCGCCTGGACATGGATACGGGTACGATCACGCCGCTACTCAAGCGGCTCGAGGTCGCTGGGATAGTCACGCGAACACGCGACCCCGCCGACGAACGCCGAGTGCTGGTCGACCTGACACCTGGTGGCCGCGCCCTCGAAGCCGAGCTCCGAGGCATCACCGACAAAATCAAGTCGGCATGCCAGCTTACCGAGAGGGGCTTGGACGACCTTCGCCGTACGCTCGAAACGCTCGCGCACCCTGCAGTCGAGTGA
- a CDS encoding SDR family NAD(P)-dependent oxidoreductase — translation MSKLAGKKALVTGASRGIGAAIVRRLAAEGADIAFTYQRSAEAAQALAREIEALGRKVIALRADSADPAAVQHSVSATVEQLGGLDILVNNAGIARGGPLEEMALEDIDALLNVNIRAVVLATRAAIPHLPRGGRIVNIGSNLAERVAYGGVTVYSMTKSALSSLTKGLARDLGSRGIAVTLVNPGSTDTDMNPAHGPRAEKQLGLSALGHYGKSEDIAAAVSFLVGPDAAHVTGTSLTVDGGQTA, via the coding sequence ATGTCGAAGCTTGCTGGCAAGAAGGCGCTCGTCACGGGAGCCAGTCGTGGAATCGGTGCGGCGATCGTGCGAAGGCTCGCGGCGGAGGGCGCGGATATCGCCTTCACCTATCAGCGCTCGGCCGAAGCAGCCCAAGCGCTTGCTCGGGAGATCGAGGCGCTCGGGAGGAAGGTCATCGCTCTGCGGGCCGACAGCGCGGATCCCGCGGCTGTGCAGCATTCCGTCTCGGCGACGGTCGAACAGCTTGGCGGTCTGGACATCCTCGTCAACAACGCGGGCATCGCCCGGGGGGGTCCGCTCGAGGAGATGGCGCTCGAGGACATCGACGCGCTTCTGAACGTCAATATCCGGGCGGTCGTGCTGGCCACGCGGGCGGCCATCCCGCACCTGCCTCGTGGCGGTCGCATCGTCAACATCGGCAGCAATCTCGCCGAGCGCGTGGCCTATGGTGGCGTCACGGTGTACTCCATGACCAAGTCGGCGCTGAGCTCGCTGACCAAGGGCCTGGCTCGAGACCTGGGGTCACGGGGGATTGCCGTGACCCTGGTCAACCCGGGCTCGACCGACACCGACATGAACCCGGCGCACGGACCGAGAGCCGAGAAGCAGCTCGGACTCAGCGCCTTGGGGCACTATGGCAAGTCGGAGGACATCGCGGCCGCGGTCTCATTCCTCGTCGGGCCGGACGCCGCTCATGTAACGGGTACCAGCCTCACGGTGGATGGGGGACAGACCGCCTGA
- a CDS encoding NADPH-dependent F420 reductase gives MKIGIIGAGHIGKTLVQRLSAAGHDVKVANSRGPDTIEADVLASGGRGVSAAEAVVDVDVVILSIPLNRIPGIAPLIANVPSETVVIDTSNYYPQRDGKIDAIEAGQVESLWVAEQLGRPIVKAWNSIGADSFAKKGKPAGTPDRIALPVAADRETDRKVGMTLVEDTGLDAFDAGTLAESWRQQPGTPCYCTDITREEMPAALAAADAARSPKRRDLSVAAMSERFGAGENPDAEYGVRLTRALFM, from the coding sequence ATGAAGATTGGCATCATTGGCGCTGGCCATATCGGGAAGACCTTGGTGCAAAGGCTGAGCGCGGCCGGACACGACGTGAAGGTGGCCAACTCGCGCGGCCCCGACACGATCGAGGCCGACGTGCTGGCCTCAGGCGGACGCGGGGTTTCGGCGGCGGAAGCCGTGGTGGACGTTGACGTCGTGATCCTCTCGATCCCCCTGAATCGTATTCCGGGGATCGCGCCGCTGATCGCCAACGTGCCATCCGAGACCGTCGTTATCGACACCTCGAACTACTATCCACAGCGCGACGGTAAGATCGACGCCATCGAAGCTGGTCAGGTCGAGAGCCTGTGGGTGGCCGAGCAGTTGGGCCGGCCGATCGTCAAGGCATGGAACTCGATCGGTGCCGACTCTTTCGCGAAGAAGGGGAAGCCCGCGGGGACTCCGGACCGCATCGCGCTCCCCGTTGCGGCCGATCGCGAAACGGATCGCAAGGTGGGAATGACGCTCGTCGAGGACACCGGGCTCGACGCTTTCGACGCAGGGACGCTTGCGGAGTCGTGGCGGCAGCAGCCTGGCACGCCCTGCTATTGCACGGACATCACCCGCGAAGAGATGCCGGCAGCGCTGGCGGCGGCAGACGCGGCGCGCTCGCCCAAGCGGCGCGACCTGTCGGTAGCGGCAATGAGCGAACGGTTCGGGGCAGGCGAGAACCCGGACGCGGAATATGGCGTCCGTCTGACTCGTGCGTTGTTCATGTGA